A segment of the Effusibacillus pohliae DSM 22757 genome:
AGTTGACATGGACACTGCGGGTGTTCCTCGACCACAACTGCTCGAAGCAGGAAACGGCCGAGCGGCTGTACATCCGCCGTCAGACGCTCTACCACCGCCTGGAAAAAATCCGCGAACTGCTCGGCGACTCCTACCTGTCGGCGGAACACCGCCTGTCCCTCGAACTGGCGCTGCGGGCGCACGACTGGCTGCAAACGCGGACCGGGAGAAAGGGGACATCGTCTGATGCACCTTTTTTTGATCAGCAAGCGGAATCTTCTTTCTTATATGGGAGGAAATAGTGATGAGCAGATTTGCAAAAACACCGAAACCACCGTATTACGCGGTGATCTTTACCTCGGAGCGGACGGAAGCCGAGCAGGGGTACGGGCAGATGGCCGACAAGATGGTGGAGCTGGCGTTTCAGCAGCCCGGTTTTCTGGGGGTGGAAAGCGTTCGCGACGGAAGCGGGCTCGGCATCACCGTCTCGTATTGGGAGTCCCTGGAAGCGATCCGGAATTGGAAAGAGAACGCAGCCCACAAAGCAGCCCAGGAGAAGGGCAAATCGATCTGGTACAAACGGTTTGCCCTGCGAGTGTGCAAGGTGGAACGGGACCATTTTTTTGAAATGTAGAGAGTGTGAGTATGGCGGAACTGGACAAGTTGCTGGCAGATGATTTCTTTGAATTCGGCAGCTCGGGGAACGTTTGGTATAAGCAGGATTGTATGGGTGAGGGTAGACCCTTCCGGCACTGATCTCAAAGGTGATTCGGTCAATCCTGACAGTAATATGAGCTCCCACAACGGCGTCCGTTTGAAGGATCGATGGATCATTTGAAAATCCGTTCCAGTTCCACGGCCAAACCGGCAAACGTGAAAGAGTGTGCCGTTTCGTTCTCTTTGAATGTCCTGCTGCTGTGTATTTCTTTGTCTTCAAACAGATATACGGTAACTTCCTTGTTGATCGGATTCACAATCCAATATTCCTTGACACCGCAGGACATATAGAGATCCAGTTTTTTGATCAAATCCTTGCTGCGGGTACTCGCAGATACGATCTCCACCAGAAGGATCGGAACACCTTTATAGTAGTCGTTCTCATCCAAATGTTCATGCAGGTCGCAAATCACCATCAGGTCGGGTTGGACAATATTGATTTCTTCCGGCGTTCTTCGCAGTTCAATATCATAAGGCGCTGGTAACGGCATGCAATCTTTCCCCTGAAACCAGATGTAAAATATCCCGAATAGTTCAGCCAAAACGATTTGGTGAGCCGTTTTCGGTGAAGACAGCAAGTAGATTTCTCCATCAATAAACTCATACCGTTCCTCTGAGCCCTTCGTCAGTTCCAGGAATTCCTCGTAAGTCGCCTTCCTCACGGAATGGTTGTATTTTTCCGCACTTTCCCTAACAAGTCCCGCTTTTCCTTGAGTCTCAGCGTTTTCCTTGACGGCTGTAAGTTTGGCCACGGCGTTGCCGTTTCGGGTAATGATGATATCCTCTTGCGCGGCTAACGTCAAATATTTGCCAAAGTTGTTTTGCAACTCCGTGGAGTTGACCGTTTTCATAAGGAGACCCCCACTTGACGTTTTAGCTAAAATAGCTAATATCATTGTATTCAACCGGAAGAAAAGATGTCAAGCCGGCGCGGGCGACTTTTTAGTATCCCGACTCGCCTAATAGAGTAGATTTCGTGAAAAACGGCTCTGCCGCAAACGACGCGAACAGAGCCGTTCGATTGTGTTATTGCTTGCCCTCCGTGTGAATGTGGAAGGTGACGCCGAACTTGTCCGTTACCTGGCCGTAAGCAGGGCTGAAAAATGTTTCCTGCAGCGGCATGTTCACCTGACCGCATTTCCGTCCATAATCAAATAGGGGGTCAAACGCAATGCCACCATCATCAGCTCCCTGACCAAATTGTGTTTCACAACCAGTATCCCCCAGATTGGATTGGAAAACAAGCTGCAGCGTCAACCCGAGTCCAGTCTCATTTACCGTTACTTGTTTCTGCTCTGTAATGCGGGGGAGGTTCGAATTTCAGTATCCCGACTCCTCATTTAATTCCCTGCTTTAAATTGTTCTATCTTTTGGCCTGTTTCCTTGCTAACCGATACCACTTTGAGTTTTTTATATAACAATTCATCCGGATTCCCCAAAAAATTCCACATATACTTGTTTCCTTGTCCTGCAATAAATGGAGTATCAATAAACCCTAGATGCCCCTTTTCCCCCGCATTGTGTAGCCGCCCGATTCAAATGTGGGACTGACCCGCCAGTTTTCTGAGATGGGGGCGGAGAGAGTTTGCTTATCCCCTGGATTCCCATGAGTAGAATCCTCATCATCCGAACACCCGGCAAGAACGGCTGCCAGGAAAAGAGCGGTGACTACATTTCTCATGCTATCAAACCCTTCTTACGAGATCATAGAAGTGTCAAGAAGAACGCATCCAATTGATACCGACATGTCAGTCGGTATCAATTGGACTATCTCTCCACCTACACTTGTTCCAGAACATTCGCTACACAATACCCTGATTGGTTCACCGTCCATTTACAACCGCAATCAGCAGACAGTCTTGTATTCCAAGGATCAGGGTTTGAATTTGGTGTGCAATCGCAACAGACAAACAAAAGCGGGTCCGTCGCCGGAACCCGCCTGCAGATGCGCCCACACCCCTGTTTTTACACCGTCACCTTTGCCGCTTCCCATTCGGGAGGATGCTCCGTCACCGTGATCGCCGCGTATTCCGTTTCCGACAATACACTGGGGTCATCCTTCATCATCCACCAGTAGACGAACATGGCGACAAACAGGCCCACCGTCCACGCGTTGTCCCACAGGAACGACAACCCCGGAACAATGAGTCCCAGCAAGGAAGCGGCCAATCCGATCACCAGCGCGTACACCCCGCTTTTGTTAAAACCGCCAATATACGAGTAGCGCCCATCTGGTTTATACAATTCCACCAGATCCATCCGGCGTCTGCGGACCAACCAGTAGTCGGCGATCGCGATGCCGTCGATCGGCCCCAGGAGCGCACCGTACGTACCCAGCCAGCCAAAGATGTAGTTGCCGAAGTTCTCCAAAATATACCACGGCTGCATGGCAATCGCGATCAGCCCGGTAATGATCGCGCCGATGCCGAAGGTGATGCGGCGCGGCCACAGATTCTCGATCGCCCGCGCGGGAGCGACCACGTTCGCTCCGACATTGATCGTCACCGACGACAGGACGATGCCGATGGCGCCGATCAGTACCACGACGGGCGGAAATTTCGCCAAAAGCTGCACCGGATCCCAGATCGCTTTCCCGAAAATCACCACGGTGGCGGACGTGACGGCGACACCGATGAACGAAAACAGCGCCATCGTCGTGGGCATCGACAACAGTTGAGCTCGCGCCTGCGACTTCTGGGAGGTCGCGTACCGGCAGAAATCCGGGATGTTGAGCGCCAGTGTCGCCCAGAACGCAATTACGCCGGTCAAGGAAGGCCAGAATACGCTCATAAATTCGCCCGTCGTCCGGAATTTCGAGGGAGTGGACAGCATCGGCCCCCACCCACCGGCCGTCGTGACGGCCCAGATCAGGAGCGAGACGGCAAGCACAGCCAGAATCGGAGCGGAGAAGGCGCCGAGTTTGCGAATCGCCTGCGGCCCCCGGTAGGCGATGTACATATTAAGTCCCCAGAAAAGAAGGAAAACGATTGCGGTATGCCCGGGCACATTCGCCCACCCCGAGTGGAACGAGGTGATCAGCGCGTCCAATGCGCCGCCGCCAAACCACGCGTTGATACCGAACCATCCGGCCGCGACGATCGCGCGGGCCAACGCCGGAATATGCGCTCCTTTCGAACCGAAC
Coding sequences within it:
- a CDS encoding type II toxin-antitoxin system Phd/YefM family antitoxin — encoded protein: MKTVNSTELQNNFGKYLTLAAQEDIIITRNGNAVAKLTAVKENAETQGKAGLVRESAEKYNHSVRKATYEEFLELTKGSEERYEFIDGEIYLLSSPKTAHQIVLAELFGIFYIWFQGKDCMPLPAPYDIELRRTPEEINIVQPDLMVICDLHEHLDENDYYKGVPILLVEIVSASTRSKDLIKKLDLYMSCGVKEYWIVNPINKEVTVYLFEDKEIHSSRTFKENETAHSFTFAGLAVELERIFK
- a CDS encoding NCS1 family nucleobase:cation symporter-1; the encoded protein is MKTQIEEQGIVTLTDRGIGQVAGSPLWNDDLRPTTKQEHNWTGYNFSALWIGMCICIPTYTLASGMIGLGMNWWQAIGTIFLGNLIIMIPILLNAHAGTKFGIPYPVFARLWFGSKGAHIPALARAIVAAGWFGINAWFGGGALDALITSFHSGWANVPGHTAIVFLLFWGLNMYIAYRGPQAIRKLGAFSAPILAVLAVSLLIWAVTTAGGWGPMLSTPSKFRTTGEFMSVFWPSLTGVIAFWATLALNIPDFCRYATSQKSQARAQLLSMPTTMALFSFIGVAVTSATVVIFGKAIWDPVQLLAKFPPVVVLIGAIGIVLSSVTINVGANVVAPARAIENLWPRRITFGIGAIITGLIAIAMQPWYILENFGNYIFGWLGTYGALLGPIDGIAIADYWLVRRRRMDLVELYKPDGRYSYIGGFNKSGVYALVIGLAASLLGLIVPGLSFLWDNAWTVGLFVAMFVYWWMMKDDPSVLSETEYAAITVTEHPPEWEAAKVTV
- a CDS encoding antibiotic biosynthesis monooxygenase family protein, producing MSRFAKTPKPPYYAVIFTSERTEAEQGYGQMADKMVELAFQQPGFLGVESVRDGSGLGITVSYWESLEAIRNWKENAAHKAAQEKGKSIWYKRFALRVCKVERDHFFEM